A single region of the Yersinia entomophaga genome encodes:
- the dut gene encoding dUTP diphosphatase, with the protein MMKKIDVKILNPRIGTEFPLPTYATPGSAGLDLRACLDSAVDLAPGQTTLLPTGLAIHIGDTGLAAVILPRSGLGHKHGVVLGNLVGLIDSDYQGQLMVSVWNRGQQSFTIEPGERIAQMVFVPVVQAEFNLVEDFDLSERGTGGFGHSGRQ; encoded by the coding sequence ATGATGAAAAAAATCGACGTTAAAATTCTGAATCCACGTATTGGCACCGAATTTCCATTGCCGACCTACGCCACACCTGGCTCAGCTGGCTTGGATCTACGTGCCTGCCTGGATAGCGCAGTAGACCTGGCTCCGGGGCAAACGACTCTGCTGCCAACCGGTCTGGCTATCCACATTGGCGATACTGGTCTGGCGGCGGTAATTCTGCCGCGCTCAGGTTTAGGCCATAAGCACGGCGTGGTGTTAGGTAATCTGGTCGGCTTGATCGACTCCGATTATCAGGGGCAACTGATGGTTTCCGTGTGGAACCGTGGCCAGCAGTCTTTCACTATCGAACCGGGCGAACGTATTGCCCAGATGGTGTTTGTGCCTGTAGTACAAGCCGAGTTCAATCTGGTCGAAGATTTTGACCTCAGCGAACGCGGCACCGGTGGTTTTGGTCATTCTGGACGCCAATAA
- the radC gene encoding RadC family protein, with the protein MELWLKGDGPREKLLKYGAEALSDAELLAIFLRTGIPGLHVMAMAEHLIAEFGSLYRLMSADYPTLCAQKGMGKSKYSQIHAISELATRCFSDHMTKENAMLNPRMTQKYLQNLLSEREREIFLVMFLDNQHRVIRHEEMFTGTITSVEVHPREIVREALKVNAVALILAHNHPSGKAEPSQADRLITAQVVKACSLLDIRVLDHLVVGRGECVSFAERGWI; encoded by the coding sequence ATGGAACTATGGCTGAAAGGGGATGGACCCAGAGAAAAATTACTGAAGTATGGCGCTGAGGCGTTAAGTGATGCTGAATTGCTGGCCATATTTTTACGAACGGGCATTCCGGGTCTGCATGTGATGGCGATGGCGGAGCACCTAATTGCCGAATTTGGCTCTCTATATCGTTTGATGTCGGCGGATTATCCGACGCTTTGTGCACAAAAAGGCATGGGAAAATCTAAATATAGTCAGATTCATGCCATTTCCGAATTGGCCACCAGATGTTTTTCTGACCATATGACTAAAGAGAATGCGATGTTAAATCCGCGAATGACGCAAAAATACCTGCAAAATTTGCTGTCAGAACGTGAGCGGGAAATATTTTTAGTGATGTTTTTGGATAACCAGCATCGTGTTATTCGCCATGAGGAGATGTTTACTGGTACCATCACCAGCGTAGAGGTCCATCCACGGGAAATTGTGCGTGAAGCGCTAAAGGTTAATGCTGTTGCGTTGATTCTGGCGCATAATCACCCGTCGGGGAAGGCTGAACCGAGCCAAGCCGACCGTTTAATCACTGCGCAGGTGGTAAAAGCCTGCTCATTATTAGATATTAGGGTGCTCGACCATTTAGTGGTTGGC
- the coaBC gene encoding bifunctional phosphopantothenoylcysteine decarboxylase/phosphopantothenate--cysteine ligase CoaBC — translation MMTGLSGKHIVLGISGGIAAYKCPELVRRLRDKGADVRVVMTTAAKAFITPLTLQAVSGYPVSDDLLDPAAEAAMGHIELGKWADLVIIAPATADLLARVAAGMANDLLTTLCLATAAPVAAVPAMNQQMYRASATQANLQTLGSRGVLLWGPDSGSQACGDIGPGRMLDPLEIVALAENHFSVKQDLQHLHVMVTAGPTREALDPVRFISNHSSGKMGFAIAQAAAQRGAHVTLVAGPVNLPTPAGVTRIDVISALEMQSAVQQAAPHQNIFISCAAVADYRAEQVADEKIKKQGDEITLKMVKNPDIVAGVAAMTKKRPFVVGFAAETQNVEEYARQKLVRKNLDLICANDVSLAEHGFNSDTNALHLFWPNGEKRLPHSDKSLLGQRLIDEIVSRYDEKNRR, via the coding sequence ATGATGACGGGACTTTCCGGCAAACATATTGTGCTCGGTATCAGTGGTGGCATAGCCGCCTACAAATGTCCCGAGCTAGTACGCCGCTTACGCGATAAAGGCGCAGACGTGCGGGTAGTGATGACAACGGCTGCCAAAGCCTTTATCACTCCGCTAACCTTGCAGGCCGTTTCGGGATATCCCGTCTCTGATGATTTGCTCGATCCTGCCGCAGAAGCCGCTATGGGCCATATCGAGCTGGGGAAATGGGCCGATCTGGTCATCATCGCTCCGGCCACCGCCGATTTACTGGCTAGAGTGGCTGCAGGCATGGCCAACGACCTGCTGACAACGCTTTGTCTGGCAACCGCAGCCCCAGTTGCCGCCGTTCCCGCAATGAATCAGCAGATGTACCGCGCGAGCGCTACACAGGCCAACCTGCAAACGCTGGGAAGCCGTGGCGTTTTGCTTTGGGGACCGGACAGCGGTAGTCAGGCCTGTGGCGATATCGGCCCTGGCCGCATGCTTGACCCATTGGAAATCGTGGCATTGGCGGAAAATCATTTTTCTGTAAAACAAGATCTGCAACATCTTCATGTCATGGTGACCGCCGGTCCTACTCGTGAAGCGCTGGATCCGGTACGTTTTATCAGTAACCACAGTTCAGGGAAAATGGGGTTCGCCATCGCTCAGGCGGCAGCGCAGCGCGGCGCTCACGTCACTTTAGTCGCTGGGCCGGTCAATCTGCCAACGCCTGCCGGAGTCACGCGCATTGATGTGATTAGCGCTCTTGAAATGCAAAGCGCCGTTCAGCAAGCCGCCCCTCATCAGAATATTTTTATTTCCTGTGCGGCCGTAGCGGATTACCGGGCGGAACAGGTTGCTGATGAAAAAATAAAAAAACAGGGTGATGAAATCACGCTGAAAATGGTGAAGAATCCAGATATTGTTGCTGGCGTCGCCGCAATGACGAAAAAACGTCCATTTGTCGTCGGGTTTGCTGCCGAAACCCAGAATGTGGAAGAATATGCGCGACAAAAACTGGTGCGGAAGAATCTGGACCTGATTTGCGCCAATGATGTTTCGCTCGCAGAGCATGGTTTTAATAGTGATACCAATGCATTGCACCTTTTTTGGCCGAACGGAGAGAAACGCTTGCCCCACAGCGATAAATCCCTGCTTGGTCAGCGTTTAATAGACGAGATTGTCAGCCGTTATGATGAAAAAAATCGACGTTAA